The following proteins are encoded in a genomic region of Nonomuraea muscovyensis:
- a CDS encoding discoidin domain-containing protein, producing MRAVLAALALLLVSPSAPANATTDAASDAATADTTTDLAAGKTATAGSFTDVYRAANVTDGDQATYWESANNAFPQWVQVDLGARATVNRLVLKLPTGWQSRTQTLSVQGSADGTAFTTLVPAATHTFAPSATLALSPASARYVRLLITANSRWPAGQLSEFEVYGESGGGGEGTNLATGKPIAASSHTHTYVAAHANDGDVGTYWEGGAYPNTLTVKLGANADLTGITLMLNPDAAWARRTQTIQVLGREQSATAPANLVAAATYTFDPASGNTVTIPVTARAADVQLRITANSGAPGGQIAEFQVFGTPSANPDLTVTELTADPAAPVETDTVTLSATVRNAGTAPSGATSVTFYVGGAKAATAALAGLAAGSSATATASIGARDAGAHQVTARADEDGKVTERDETNNERTTTLTVKPVDTADLVASAVTWTPGNPARGDSVAFAVTVRNQGTRASGGGSHGITLTVADASGAVVRTLTGAVSGVIAAGATAAPVALGSWTAADGTYTVKVVLADDVNELPVKRANNTSTHRLSAGRGAHMPYDTYEAEDAAIGGGATRIGPNRTVGDLAGEASGRRAVTLGGTGSYVEFTTRADTNTLVTRFSIPDAPGGGGIDSTLNVYVDGVFLKPVTLTSRYAWLYGPEASPDNSPSSGPPRHVYDEANLLLGTTVRAGSKIRLQKDAANGSTYTIDFVDLEQVAPDANPDPGRYAVPAGFTHQDVQNALDRARQDSALTGVYLPAGDYQTSAKFHVYGRAVKIVGAGPWFTRFHAPRGQENTDVGFRAEASANGSSFAGFAYFGNYTSRIDGPGKVFDLSNVSGMVLDDLWVEHQICMYWGSNTDDMTIRNSRIRNVFADGLNMTNGSTGNLVTDIEARSTGDDSFALFSATDNNAGEQTGNVYENLTSLLTWRAAGVAVYGGRGNTFRNIYVADTLVYSGVTISSLDFGIPMHGFGADPPTRFENISLVRAGGHFWGAQTFPAMWLFSASKTFQGIRVSNLDIVDPTYHGIMFQTGYAQGQPLNPVRDTVFTNVSISGARRSGDAYDAKSGFGIWANELPEQGQGPAVGSAVFNGLRLTGNAQDIRNTTATFTIDVDP from the coding sequence ATGAGAGCTGTCCTAGCCGCCCTCGCCCTCCTCCTCGTCTCCCCGTCCGCCCCCGCGAACGCCACCACTGACGCAGCCTCCGACGCCGCCACCGCCGACACCACCACCGACCTCGCCGCCGGCAAGACCGCGACCGCCGGCAGCTTCACCGACGTCTACCGCGCCGCCAACGTCACCGACGGCGACCAGGCCACCTACTGGGAGTCGGCGAACAACGCCTTCCCGCAGTGGGTGCAGGTCGATCTCGGCGCCCGGGCCACCGTGAACCGGCTGGTGCTGAAGCTGCCGACCGGATGGCAGAGCCGCACGCAGACGCTGAGCGTGCAGGGCAGCGCCGACGGGACGGCCTTCACCACCCTCGTCCCGGCGGCGACGCACACCTTCGCCCCGTCAGCCACGCTCGCCCTCTCCCCCGCGAGCGCCCGCTACGTCCGGCTGCTGATCACCGCGAACAGCCGGTGGCCCGCCGGCCAGCTCTCCGAGTTCGAGGTGTACGGCGAGAGCGGCGGAGGCGGCGAGGGGACCAACCTGGCGACCGGCAAGCCGATCGCCGCGTCTTCGCACACCCACACCTACGTGGCGGCCCACGCCAACGACGGCGACGTGGGCACCTACTGGGAGGGCGGCGCCTACCCGAACACGCTGACCGTGAAGCTGGGCGCCAACGCCGACCTGACCGGGATCACCCTCATGCTGAACCCCGACGCCGCCTGGGCCCGGCGCACCCAGACGATCCAGGTGCTCGGCCGCGAGCAGAGCGCCACCGCGCCGGCCAACCTGGTGGCGGCGGCCACCTACACCTTCGACCCCGCCTCCGGCAACACGGTCACGATCCCGGTGACGGCCAGGGCGGCCGACGTCCAGCTCAGGATCACCGCGAACTCGGGGGCGCCCGGCGGGCAGATCGCCGAGTTCCAGGTCTTCGGCACCCCCTCGGCCAACCCCGACCTCACGGTGACGGAGCTCACCGCCGACCCGGCGGCCCCGGTCGAGACCGACACCGTCACCCTGTCGGCCACCGTGCGCAACGCCGGCACCGCGCCCTCCGGCGCGACCTCGGTCACCTTCTACGTCGGCGGCGCCAAGGCGGCCACCGCCGCCCTCGCGGGCCTGGCCGCGGGCTCCTCGGCGACCGCCACCGCGTCGATCGGGGCCCGCGACGCGGGTGCCCACCAGGTGACCGCCAGGGCCGACGAGGACGGCAAGGTCACCGAGCGGGACGAGACCAACAACGAACGCACCACCACCCTCACCGTCAAGCCGGTGGACACCGCCGACCTGGTCGCCTCGGCCGTGACCTGGACGCCGGGCAACCCCGCCCGAGGCGATTCCGTCGCCTTCGCGGTGACCGTGCGGAACCAGGGCACGCGGGCCTCCGGCGGCGGCTCGCACGGCATCACGCTCACCGTCGCCGACGCCTCCGGCGCCGTGGTCAGGACGCTGACCGGCGCCGTCTCCGGCGTGATCGCCGCCGGCGCCACCGCCGCGCCCGTCGCCCTGGGCTCCTGGACGGCGGCCGACGGCACGTACACGGTCAAGGTCGTGCTCGCCGACGACGTCAACGAACTGCCGGTCAAGCGGGCCAACAACACGAGCACACACCGGCTCAGCGCCGGGCGCGGCGCGCACATGCCGTACGACACCTACGAGGCCGAGGACGCCGCCATCGGCGGCGGCGCCACCCGCATCGGCCCCAACCGGACCGTGGGCGACCTGGCCGGCGAGGCTTCCGGCCGCCGGGCCGTGACGCTGGGCGGCACCGGCTCGTACGTCGAGTTCACCACCCGGGCCGACACCAACACGCTGGTGACCAGGTTCTCCATCCCCGACGCCCCGGGCGGCGGCGGGATCGACTCGACGCTCAACGTCTACGTCGACGGTGTCTTCCTCAAGCCCGTCACCCTGACCTCGCGTTACGCCTGGCTCTACGGCCCGGAGGCGAGCCCGGACAACTCGCCGTCCTCCGGCCCGCCGCGGCACGTCTACGACGAGGCGAACCTGCTGCTCGGCACCACCGTCCGGGCCGGCAGCAAGATCAGGCTGCAGAAGGACGCCGCGAACGGCTCGACGTACACGATCGACTTCGTCGACCTGGAGCAGGTCGCGCCGGACGCCAACCCGGATCCCGGCCGGTACGCCGTGCCGGCCGGCTTCACCCACCAGGACGTGCAGAACGCCCTCGACCGGGCCCGCCAGGACAGCGCGCTCACCGGCGTCTACCTGCCGGCGGGCGACTACCAGACCTCCGCCAAGTTCCACGTGTACGGCAGGGCCGTCAAGATCGTCGGCGCCGGGCCGTGGTTCACCCGGTTCCACGCCCCGCGCGGCCAGGAGAACACCGACGTGGGCTTCCGCGCCGAGGCGTCGGCCAACGGGTCGTCCTTCGCGGGCTTCGCCTACTTCGGCAACTACACCTCGCGCATCGACGGGCCGGGCAAGGTGTTCGACTTGTCGAACGTGTCCGGCATGGTGCTCGACGACCTCTGGGTGGAGCACCAGATCTGCATGTACTGGGGCTCCAACACCGACGACATGACGATCAGGAACTCCCGGATCAGGAACGTGTTCGCCGACGGGCTCAACATGACCAACGGCAGCACCGGCAACCTGGTCACCGACATCGAGGCCCGTTCCACCGGCGACGACAGCTTCGCGCTGTTCTCCGCCACCGACAACAACGCGGGCGAGCAGACGGGCAACGTCTACGAGAACCTGACCTCTCTGCTCACCTGGCGGGCCGCGGGCGTCGCCGTCTACGGCGGGCGGGGCAACACCTTCCGCAACATCTACGTCGCCGACACGCTCGTCTACTCCGGCGTGACGATCAGCTCCCTGGACTTCGGCATCCCGATGCACGGCTTCGGCGCCGACCCGCCCACCCGCTTCGAGAACATCTCGCTGGTCAGGGCCGGCGGCCACTTCTGGGGTGCGCAGACCTTCCCGGCGATGTGGCTGTTCTCCGCCTCCAAGACGTTCCAGGGCATCCGCGTCAGCAACCTGGACATCGTGGACCCGACCTATCACGGGATCATGTTCCAGACCGGGTACGCCCAGGGGCAGCCGCTGAACCCGGTCAGGGACACGGTCTTCACGAACGTGTCCATCAGCGGCGCCCGCAGGAGCGGTGACGCCTACGACGCCAAGTCGGGCTTCGGCATCTGGGCCAACGAGCTGCCGGAGCAGGGCCAGGGCCCGGCCGTCGGCTCGGCCGTCTTCAACGGCCTGCGCCTCACCGGCAACGCGCAGGACATCAGGAACACGACCGCCACCTTCACCATCGACGTCGACCCCTGA
- a CDS encoding carbohydrate ABC transporter permease — MHARYTWRTLTREATLILLALLFLVPLAGLLNVSLKPQDSQTGTLAFAWPPTLDNYAQAWDQARLGAALANSFAITTVSVVLIIAFAAMAAYPLARVTRGWSRHTFSFVIGGLLVPGQLALLPLYATMRDLGLLGSLWSVILINVGQQIPFSVFLYTMFLRELPLDYEEAALLDGCGPVRSFVTVVFPLLRPVTGTVVILNTVGIWNEFFTPLLYLGGSDNTTAPVAIYGFVSQYVSQWPLIFAGLVISVIPILVVYFALQKHIIKGFAGGLKG, encoded by the coding sequence ATGCACGCGCGCTACACCTGGCGGACGCTCACCCGCGAGGCGACGCTGATCCTGCTCGCCCTGCTGTTCCTCGTCCCGCTCGCCGGCCTGCTCAACGTCTCGCTCAAGCCGCAGGACAGCCAGACCGGCACCTTGGCCTTCGCCTGGCCGCCCACGCTCGACAACTACGCGCAGGCCTGGGACCAGGCCAGGCTGGGCGCGGCGCTGGCCAACAGCTTCGCGATCACGACCGTCAGCGTCGTGCTGATCATCGCCTTCGCGGCGATGGCCGCCTACCCGCTGGCCCGCGTGACCCGCGGCTGGTCGCGGCACACCTTCTCCTTCGTCATCGGCGGGCTGCTCGTCCCGGGCCAGCTCGCGCTGTTGCCGCTGTACGCGACCATGCGGGACCTCGGGCTGCTCGGCTCGCTCTGGTCGGTGATCCTGATCAATGTCGGGCAGCAGATCCCGTTCTCCGTCTTCCTCTACACGATGTTCCTGCGCGAGCTGCCGCTCGACTACGAGGAGGCGGCGCTGCTCGACGGGTGCGGCCCGGTGCGCTCCTTCGTCACCGTCGTCTTCCCGCTGCTGCGGCCCGTCACCGGCACCGTGGTGATCCTCAACACCGTCGGCATCTGGAACGAGTTCTTCACCCCGCTGCTCTACCTCGGCGGCAGCGACAACACCACGGCCCCGGTCGCGATCTACGGCTTCGTCAGCCAGTACGTCTCCCAGTGGCCGCTCATCTTCGCCGGCCTGGTGATCAGCGTCATCCCGATCCTGGTCGTCTACTTCGCGCTGCAGAAGCACATCATCAAGGGCTTCGCCGGCGGCCTCAAAGGCTAG
- a CDS encoding carbohydrate ABC transporter permease, protein MALPHATTTPPGAREPTAQPPPGAAGRTRRKVGVHAPWWFVVPAIAVYVFIVVVPSANGALFSFTDWNGLRPDWSLVGLDNYAAVFADRTARDALANTLILAAAATVTQNVVGLLLALGVNSMVKSRYLLRVIFFAPVVLTPLVAGYVWSFLLSPNGAVNDALRAVGLDSLAHDWLGDPDTALYAIVAEIVWQFAGYSMVIYLAGLQAIPREVLEAATIDGAGAWSKFRRVVLPLLNGAVVINVMLCLIGGLKQFDQVMAMTGGGPGTATETISTAIYKSAFSLGDFPFSIALAVVMTVVIAVLAAVQFRLTQRKTS, encoded by the coding sequence GTGGCCTTGCCGCATGCGACCACGACACCCCCCGGAGCACGGGAACCCACCGCGCAGCCGCCCCCCGGCGCCGCCGGGAGGACCCGCCGCAAGGTCGGCGTGCACGCCCCCTGGTGGTTCGTCGTCCCGGCCATCGCGGTCTACGTCTTCATCGTCGTCGTCCCCAGCGCCAACGGCGCGCTGTTCTCCTTCACCGACTGGAACGGGCTGCGACCCGACTGGTCCCTGGTCGGGCTGGACAACTACGCCGCGGTCTTCGCCGACCGCACCGCCCGCGACGCCCTCGCCAACACCCTGATCCTGGCCGCCGCGGCGACCGTGACCCAGAACGTCGTCGGGCTGCTGCTGGCCCTCGGCGTCAACAGCATGGTCAAGAGCCGCTACCTGCTCCGCGTGATCTTCTTCGCGCCCGTGGTCCTCACGCCGCTTGTCGCCGGCTACGTGTGGAGCTTCCTGCTCTCGCCCAACGGCGCCGTCAACGACGCGCTGCGGGCCGTCGGCCTCGACTCCCTGGCCCACGACTGGCTCGGCGACCCCGATACGGCGCTGTACGCGATCGTCGCCGAGATCGTCTGGCAGTTCGCCGGCTACTCGATGGTCATCTACCTCGCGGGGCTGCAGGCGATCCCGAGAGAGGTGCTCGAGGCGGCCACGATCGACGGGGCGGGCGCGTGGAGCAAGTTCCGCCGCGTCGTGCTGCCGCTGCTCAACGGCGCCGTCGTGATCAACGTGATGCTCTGCCTGATCGGCGGGCTCAAACAGTTCGACCAGGTGATGGCCATGACCGGCGGCGGCCCCGGCACGGCCACCGAGACGATCTCCACGGCGATCTACAAGAGCGCCTTCTCGCTCGGAGACTTCCCGTTCTCGATCGCGCTCGCGGTTGTCATGACCGTGGTCATCGCGGTGCTGGCCGCCGTCCAGTTCCGCCTGACGCAAAGGAAGACCTCCTGA
- a CDS encoding ABC transporter substrate-binding protein, which produces MQSFTRFTTLCCLAVAATACSTSGGGATTAASSGQVLTLAAAGQGPAQAAVEAFQKANPGVTVKTVYTEDDASYQQQLRTQLASGTAPDVFRMWPGGGNTMAVRDLGEDGMLMDLSGEGWAGGLSTDLKAVTSDPGGKVVAVPVTIGAIGAVWNDQALKAAGLAKPATWPEVLRFCKDAKAKGVVPFALGLKSAWVTQLVPYALTASLVYGPDPGFTQRQKDGKATFAGSAWKQALEKYLQMRDGGCFNDSPNGVGYDEQMQLFGQGKALGVVHVLSAVQSAREYAPSGATFSMTPFPATDDAAGTYLPVSVGIVYGVNAKARNPELAKRFMTFLASPEGQALYASASGSSPALSAPGFKADALQQPVLDAVEADRSTLYPDQAWPNAKVQQEHLTSIQELFNGTVDVPGVLGRMDKAFTSTK; this is translated from the coding sequence ATGCAGTCGTTCACCCGATTCACCACCCTCTGCTGCCTCGCCGTCGCGGCCACCGCCTGCTCCACCTCGGGCGGCGGCGCCACCACCGCCGCCTCGTCCGGCCAGGTGCTGACGCTGGCCGCCGCCGGTCAGGGCCCGGCCCAGGCCGCCGTGGAGGCGTTCCAGAAGGCCAACCCCGGCGTCACGGTCAAGACCGTCTACACCGAGGACGACGCCTCCTACCAGCAGCAGCTCCGCACCCAGCTCGCCTCCGGCACCGCCCCCGACGTGTTCCGCATGTGGCCCGGCGGCGGCAACACGATGGCCGTGCGCGACCTGGGCGAGGACGGCATGCTGATGGACCTGTCCGGCGAGGGCTGGGCGGGCGGCCTCAGCACCGACCTCAAGGCCGTCACCAGCGACCCGGGCGGCAAGGTCGTCGCGGTCCCGGTGACGATCGGCGCCATCGGCGCGGTGTGGAACGACCAGGCCCTGAAGGCCGCCGGCCTGGCCAAGCCGGCCACCTGGCCGGAGGTGCTGCGGTTCTGCAAGGACGCCAAGGCCAAGGGCGTCGTGCCGTTCGCGCTCGGCCTGAAGTCCGCCTGGGTCACCCAGCTCGTGCCGTACGCGCTGACCGCCTCCCTCGTTTACGGCCCCGACCCCGGCTTCACCCAGCGGCAGAAGGACGGCAAGGCCACCTTCGCCGGCTCCGCCTGGAAGCAGGCACTGGAGAAGTACCTGCAGATGCGCGACGGGGGCTGCTTCAACGACAGCCCCAACGGCGTCGGCTACGACGAGCAGATGCAACTGTTCGGCCAGGGCAAGGCGCTCGGCGTGGTGCACGTGCTGTCGGCGGTGCAGTCGGCGCGCGAGTACGCGCCCTCGGGCGCCACGTTCTCGATGACCCCGTTCCCCGCCACCGACGACGCCGCCGGCACGTACCTGCCGGTGTCGGTCGGCATCGTCTACGGCGTCAACGCCAAGGCCAGGAACCCGGAGCTGGCCAAGCGGTTCATGACGTTCCTGGCCTCGCCCGAGGGCCAGGCGCTGTACGCGTCGGCCTCGGGCAGCAGCCCCGCCCTGTCCGCCCCCGGCTTCAAGGCCGACGCGCTCCAGCAGCCGGTGCTGGACGCCGTCGAGGCGGACCGCTCCACGCTCTACCCCGACCAGGCCTGGCCCAACGCGAAAGTCCAGCAGGAGCACCTGACCTCGATCCAGGAGCTGTTCAACGGGACGGTGGACGTGCCGGGCGTCCTGGGCCGCATGGACAAGGCGTTCACCTCGACCAAGTGA
- a CDS encoding alpha/beta hydrolase fold domain-containing protein: protein MSVLGTPWVAAAVARVMQALATAASALAGRRRQVMFPQFQGDTEEITIPTSIAPARAIVYRPAGQDPCPPVHVNFHGGGFVMRGVHFDDPLCRYLAAEAGVVVVNVDYAVAPQHPFPAPPHQAFETVRWVAEHGADHGWDGGRLTVGGQSAGGALAAAVARQALERGGPPIALQVLHYPPLDLVTPAGAKRSVIARPTLRPWMGEVFDNAYVPDPGVRADRLVSPAHPADTADLTGIAPALVITPAFDRLHAEGTRYAQRLAAAGALVEHRDVPQADHGYDMNDADKAGQTYALIARCLRQAAEPRSGD, encoded by the coding sequence ATGTCGGTTCTGGGTACGCCGTGGGTCGCCGCGGCCGTGGCGCGGGTGATGCAGGCGCTCGCCACGGCTGCCTCCGCCCTGGCCGGCCGGCGCAGGCAGGTGATGTTCCCGCAGTTCCAGGGCGATACGGAAGAGATCACGATCCCGACGTCGATCGCGCCGGCCCGCGCGATCGTCTACCGCCCCGCCGGCCAGGACCCGTGCCCGCCGGTGCACGTCAACTTCCACGGCGGCGGATTCGTCATGCGCGGGGTGCACTTCGACGACCCGTTGTGCCGGTATCTGGCCGCCGAGGCCGGTGTCGTGGTCGTCAACGTCGACTACGCGGTCGCGCCGCAGCATCCGTTTCCGGCACCGCCCCACCAGGCGTTCGAGACGGTCCGGTGGGTCGCCGAGCACGGCGCGGACCATGGCTGGGACGGCGGCCGGTTGACGGTCGGGGGCCAGAGCGCGGGCGGCGCGCTCGCCGCGGCGGTGGCCCGCCAGGCGCTGGAGCGGGGCGGGCCACCGATCGCCCTGCAGGTGCTGCACTACCCGCCGCTGGACCTGGTGACGCCGGCCGGCGCCAAGCGCTCGGTCATCGCCAGGCCGACGCTGCGCCCGTGGATGGGCGAGGTCTTCGACAACGCGTACGTGCCGGACCCGGGCGTGCGCGCCGACCGCCTGGTCTCGCCCGCCCACCCGGCCGACACCGCGGACCTCACCGGGATCGCGCCCGCCCTGGTCATCACCCCCGCATTCGACCGGCTCCACGCGGAGGGCACCCGGTACGCGCAGCGCCTGGCGGCGGCCGGGGCGCTGGTCGAGCACCGTGACGTGCCACAGGCCGACCACGGCTACGACATGAACGACGCCGACAAGGCCGGCCAGACGTACGCGCTGATCGCCCGCTGCCTCAGGCAGGCTGCCGAGCCTCGCTCCGGTGACTGA
- a CDS encoding LacI family DNA-binding transcriptional regulator, with product MTSGPAPRRSAGPSSAAATVGDVAARAGVSRATVSYTFTQPDRVSAELRRRVLEAADELGYVGNDAARRLRVGHSRALGLLVSSMANPVYAEIAAGAEAEAAAHGRFILVVNSDEKPERERAYINFFESQQVSGILAVPVGDVPPELLGLRRRGTPFVLVGVAAGPHSYPAISGDNERGGHLAAAHLLAQGRRRLLFVGGAHPHVDLRLAGARRAVAESVTPATLEVVRVRVQTAKVGEAVSRTLLERPDSQFPDGIVAGNDLLALGLLHGLIVAGVRVPQDLSLVGYDDIEFADFAIVPLTTIRHPSAALGASAVRILLGIEDEPDTRGRFEPELVIRSTSLPEAARP from the coding sequence ATGACGTCTGGACCGGCGCCCCGGCGGTCGGCGGGACCTTCCTCCGCCGCCGCCACGGTGGGCGACGTCGCGGCCCGCGCCGGGGTCTCACGGGCGACCGTCTCCTACACCTTCACTCAGCCCGACCGGGTCTCAGCCGAGCTGCGGCGGCGGGTCCTGGAGGCCGCCGACGAGCTGGGCTATGTCGGCAACGACGCGGCACGACGGCTGCGCGTCGGCCACAGCCGCGCGCTCGGGCTGCTCGTCTCCAGCATGGCCAACCCCGTCTACGCGGAGATCGCGGCCGGCGCGGAGGCGGAGGCCGCGGCGCACGGCCGCTTCATCCTGGTCGTCAACAGCGACGAGAAACCCGAGCGCGAGCGCGCCTACATCAACTTCTTCGAGTCACAGCAGGTGAGCGGCATCCTCGCCGTCCCGGTCGGCGACGTCCCCCCGGAGTTGCTGGGCCTGCGCCGGCGCGGGACGCCGTTCGTGCTCGTCGGCGTCGCGGCGGGCCCGCACAGCTACCCGGCGATCTCCGGCGACAACGAGCGCGGCGGCCACCTCGCCGCCGCCCACCTGCTCGCCCAGGGCCGGCGGCGGCTGCTCTTCGTCGGCGGCGCGCACCCCCACGTCGACCTGCGGCTGGCGGGGGCCCGGCGGGCGGTCGCCGAGTCCGTGACGCCGGCCACCCTGGAGGTCGTCCGCGTGCGCGTCCAGACCGCCAAGGTCGGCGAGGCGGTCTCGCGGACTCTCCTCGAACGACCCGACTCGCAGTTCCCCGACGGCATCGTGGCGGGCAACGACCTGCTCGCGCTGGGCCTGCTGCACGGGCTCATCGTGGCGGGGGTCCGGGTCCCGCAGGACCTCTCCCTGGTGGGCTACGACGACATAGAGTTCGCCGACTTCGCGATCGTGCCGCTCACCACCATCCGCCACCCCTCCGCGGCCCTCGGCGCCAGCGCGGTCCGCATCCTGCTCGGCATCGAGGACGAGCCCGACACGAGGGGCCGTTTCGAGCCCGAACTGGTGATCCGCTCGACCTCCCTCCCGGAAGCCGCCCGCCCGTGA